The following are from one region of the Corylus avellana chromosome ca1, CavTom2PMs-1.0 genome:
- the LOC132179005 gene encoding histone-lysine N-methyltransferase, H3 lysine-9 specific SUVH1-like encodes MEGGSGYNSVPSSTSSDKTRVLDVKPLRSLKPVFSNTPQGSPFVCAPPNGPFPPGFTPFYPFSVQQGSQASPDLNHQSPSSMQTPVGHMPAPLRAFRSSQPPEFQGAFNGDAGNDDGYSGGKKRAGPHLRGLNSYQKKKNKSALSVVSSKGAGTSFVVDISPLLRDDGNREVYNLVLMRFDAIRRRLSQIEDAKERSTGIRRADLKAGNILMSKGIRTNMRRRIGALPGLEIGDIFFFRLEMCVVGLHAQSMGGIDYMVLKDDMEEEPVALSIVSSEGYDDDAEDGNVLIYSGQGGNFGKKDKQASDQKLERGNLALERSFRRGNDIRVVRGIKDAVNPSSKIYVYDGLYKIQESWTESKSGCNIFKYKFVRLPGQPAAFSVWKSIQKWKEGFSSRAGLILPDLTSGAENTPVSLVNDVDEEKGPAYFTYFPTLKYSKSFNLAQPSFGCNCRNACQPGDPNCSCVTKNGGDFPYTTNGILVSRKPLIYECGPTCPCFPNCKNRVSQMPLKVHLEVFKTTDKGWGLRSWDPIRAGTFICEYAGEVIDKAKAKPGGEEGENDEFIFDTTRVYDSFKWNYEPGLLDEERSNDSDENYEIPSPLIISAKNVGNVARFMNHSCSPNVFWQPVLYEHNNQSFLHIAFFAIRHVPPMTELTFDYGVARTNEAEGNITPSRKKKCLCGSSNCRGYFV; translated from the coding sequence atggaAGGAGGGTCAGGTTACAATTCTGTTCCTTCTTCAACCTCGTCTGATAAGACCAGAGTTTTGGATGTAAAGCCTCTGCGTAGTTTGAAACCTGTGTTCTCAAATACGCCTCAAGGTTCCCCCTTTGTGTGTGCCCCACCCAATGGCCCTTTCCCTCCTGGGTTTACGCCATTTTATCCATTTAGTGTGCAACAAGGATCTCAAGCCTCACCTGATCTCAACCACCAGAGTCCTTCCTCAATGCAGACGCCAGTGGGTCATATGCCGGCTCCTCTCCGGGCATTCCGAAGCTCGCAACCACCAGAATTCCAGGGGGCCTTTAATGGCGACGCTGGGAATGATGATGGTTATTCTGGTGGTAAAAAACGTGCAGGTCCTCACTTGCGTGGCCTCAACtcataccaaaagaaaaagaataaatctGCTCTCTCTGTTGTTTCTAGCAAAGGGGCTGGTACAAGTTTTGTTGTTGATATTAGTCCATTGCTAAGGGACGATGGTAACAGGGAAGTGTATAATCTGGTGCTTATGAGATTTGATGCGATTCGGAGGAGGCTCAGCCAAATTGAAGATGCCAAGGAGAGAAGCACTGGGATAAGGCGTGCAGATTTAAAAGCTGGGAATATTTTGATGAGCAAAGGGATCCGGACGAACATGAGGAGGAGGATTGGAGCTCTGCCTGGACTTGAGATTGGGGACATCTTCTTTTTTCGTCTTGAAATGTGTGTGGTGGGGTTACATGCTCAGTCTATGGGTGGAATTGACTATATGGTTCTCAAGGATGATATGGAAGAAGAGCCAGTGGCTCTGAGCATTGTTTCATCTGAAGGATATGACGATGATGCAGAGGATGGGAATGTTCTGATTTATAGTGGTCAGGGCGGGAATTTtggaaagaaagacaaacaGGCATCTGATCAGAAGCTTGAAAGGGGTAATCTCGCTTTGGAGAGAAGCTTTCGTCGGGGCAATGACATAAGAGTCGTTCGGGGTATCAAAGATGCTGTTAATCCATCATCAAAGATCTATGTCTATGATGGCCTTTACAAAATCCAGGAGTCGTGGACTGAGAGCAAATCTGGTTGCAATATATTCAAGTACAAATTTGTGAGGTTGCCAGGGCAGCCTGCTGCCTTTTCCGTTTGGAAATCAATTCAGAAGTGGAAGGAAGGCTTCTCTTCAAGGGCTGGACTTATTCTTCCAGACCTCACTTCTGGAGCCGAAAATACACCTGTTTCACTTGTAAATGATGTTGATGAAGAGAAGGGCCCTGCTTATTTCACTTATTTTCCCACTCTCAAGTATTCAAAATCATTCAACTTAGCACAGCCGTCTTTTGGCTGCAACTGCCGTAATGCATGCCAACCAGGAGATCCCAACTGCTCTTGCGTTACCAAAAATGGAGGTGATTTTCCATATACTACCAATGGGATTCTTGTGAGCAGAAAGCCTTTGATATATGAATGTGGTCCTACATGTCCTTGCTTTCCTAACTGCAAGAACCGAGTGTCCCAAATGCCTTTGAAAGTTCACTTGGAAGTATTTAAAACGACGGATAAGGGTTGGGGCCTGCGGTCATGGGATCCTATTCGTGCCGGTACTTTTATATGTGAGTATGCGGGTGAAGTTATTGACAAAGCTAAGGCAAAGCCGGGTGGGGAGGAAGGTGAAAATGATGAGTTTATTTTTGATACAACCCGTGTTTATGATTCATTCAAGTGGAATTATGAACCTGGGTTATTGGATGAGGAAAGATCTAATGATTCTGATGAGAATTACGAAATTCCATCTCCCCTAATCATAAGTGCCAAGAATGTCGGAAATGTAGCACGATTTATGAATCATAGCTGCTCACCAAATGTTTTCTGGCAACCAGTTTTATATGAACACAATAATCAATCCTTTCTTCATATTGCATTTTTTGCAATTAGACATGTACCCCCAATGACAGAGTTGACTTTTGATTATGGGGTTGCCCGCACTAATGAGGCTGAGGGTAACATTACGCCCAGTAGGAAAAAGAAGTGCTTATGTGGATCATCAAACTGCCGTGGttattttgtttag
- the LOC132167129 gene encoding CO(2)-response secreted protease-like isoform X2, which translates to MASLLQLLCFLSTHCLLICAISTSNQTPKPYVVYMGSSSSNSDGDVQVSESAHLQLLSSIIPSEESGRISLIHHYHHAFRGFSAMLTENEASILSGRPETVSVFPDSVLQLHTTRSWDFLEEDSGMRRATPRYKHGSSDVIIGMIDTGIWPESPSFNDNGIGKIPSRWKGVCMEGPDFKKSNCNRKLIGARYYKIPLMKSNGNKTSPAKTFGSPRDSVDHGTHTASTAAGAPAANASYYGLARGTAKGGWPSARIACYKACSEEGCAGSAIMKAFDDALDDGVDIISVSVGMNSLFEADYLNDPISIGAFHAEQMGVMVVCSGGNDGPDSFTIVNTAPWIFTVAASNIDRDFQSSVLLGNGKTYRASAINFSNLTKGETYLLAFGEDVAAKYTPANEARNCYPGSLDQKKAAGKIVVCVDNDLSISRRIKKLVVEDVNAKGLIFISETETGVPFDSGIFPFAQVGSVEGLQILNYINSTRNPKATILPTVEVPRHRPAPVVAYFSSRGPAQLTENILKPDIMAPGVAILAATIPKTEPGSAPIGKKPPLFAIRSGTSMACPHVTGAASLIKSVHPGWTPSMIKSALMTTATVYNNIRKPLTNSTNNFANPHEMGVGEITPHKALNPGLVFETTTEDYLQFLCYYGYSEKNIRSLLNTNFNCPKNSIEELISNINYPSISIGKLSRHQTAKTVKRTVTNVGLSNTSYIAKLHAPAGLVVKVFPKKLAFLEGVKRLSYKVSFFGKEAPGGYNFGSLTWVDGRHSVRTVFTVNVE; encoded by the exons ATGGCTTCCCTTCTGCAACTCCTCTGTTTCCTATCCACACATTGTCTTCTTATCTGTGCCATCTCCACATCTAATCAAACTCCCAAG CCTTATGTTGTTTACATGGGAAGTTCATCTTCAAATAGTGATGGAGATGTTCAAGTTTCAGAATCAGCTCATTTGCAATTATTGTCTTCCATTATTCCAag tGAAGAGAGTGGGAGAATATCTTTAATCCACCATTATCATCATGCTTTTAGAGGGTTCTCTGCCATGCTTACTGAGAATGAAGCCTCCATCTTATCtg GCCGTCCTGAGACTGTATCCGTCTTCCCCGATTCTGTTCTTCAACTCCATACAACACGTTCTTGGGATTTCTTGGAAGAGGATTCAGGCATGAGGAGGGCAACCCCAAGATATAAGCATGGATCAAGTGATGTCATAATTGGGATGATAGACACAG GGATATGGCCGGAGTCTCCAAGTTTCAATGACAATGGAATTGGGAAAATTCCTTCAAGATGGAAAGGAGTTTGCATGGAGGGCCCTGACTTTAAGAAATCCAATTGTAATAg GAAGTTGATAGGAGCAAGATACTACAAAATCCCACTGATGAAATCCAACGGTAACAAAACCAGCCCAGCCAAAACCTTCGGCTCACCAAGGGATTCTGTAGACCACGGCACCCACACAGCATCAACGGCAGCTGGCGCGCCGGCCGCCAACGCCAGCTATTACGGCTTAGCCCGAGGCACGGCAAAGGGCGGCTGGCCGTCGGCTAGAATAGCGTGCTACAAGGCGTGCTCGGAAGAAGGCTGCGCCGGCTCCGCCATCATGAAAGCTTTTGATGACGCACTTGATGACGGCGTAGACATAATATCAGTTTCCGTTGGAATGAACTCATTATTTGAAGCAGACTATTTAAATGATCCCATTTCCATTGGAGCTTTTCATGCAGAGCAAATGGGTGTCATGGTTGTCTGCTCTGGAGGGAATGATGGTCCTGATTCTTTCACCATTGTTAATACTGCTCCATGGATCTTCACTGTTGCAGCTTCTAATATTGACAGGGATTTCCAGTCCTCTGTGCTGCTTGGAAATGGGAAAACTTACCGA gcttctGCCATTAACTTCTCAAACCTGACCAAGGGGGAGACATATCTTCTCGCTTTTGGAGAGGATGTTGCTGCTAAGTATACCCCCGCAAATGAAGCAAG AAATTGCTATCCAGGATCATTGGATCAAAAGAAAGCAGCAGGGAAGATTGTTGTTTGTGTTGACAATGACTTATCTATTTCAAGAAGAATCAAGAAGTTAGTTGTGGAAGATGTGAATGCCAAAGGGTTGATTTTTATCAGTGAGACTGAGACAGGTGTCCCTTTTGATTCTGGGATTTTCCCATTCGCACAAGTTGGCAGTGTTGAGGGATTGCAGATTCTTAACTACATTAATTCCACCAG GAACCCAAAAGCAACAATCCTTCCAACAGTTGAAGTTCCAAGACACAGACCTGCACCAGTTGTTGCATATTTCTCATCCAGGGGTCCTGCCCAGCTTACAGAAAACATTCTCAag CCTGATATAATGGCTCCAGGAGTGGCCATTTTAGCTGCCACAATTCCTAAAACTGAACCTGGAAGTGCGCCAATTGGTAAGAAGCCACCCCTATTTGCCATAAGATCTGGAACATCAATGGCTTGCCCTCATGTAACTGGTGCAGCTTCATTGATCAAGTCAGTGCACCCTGGATGGACTCCTTCTATGATCAAGTCAGCACTTATGACAACAG CAACTGTGTACAACAACATAAGGAAACCTTTGACAAACAGTACGAACAACTTTGCAAATCCACATGAGATGGGTGTCGGAGAAATCACCCCACACAAAGCTCTCAATCCAGGATTGGTCTTTGAAACAACAACAGAAGATTATCTTCAATTCCTGTGCTACTATGGTTATTCAGAGAAAAACATAAGATCTTTGTTAAACACCAACTTCAACTGCCCAAAAAACTCCATTGAAGAACTCATCTCAAATATCAACTACCCATCTATCTCCATAGGCAAGCTCAGCCGGCATCAAACTGCCAAAACAGTCAAAAGAACTGTAACCAATGTGGGATTATCAAATACCTCGTACATTGCTAAACTGCATGCTCCTGCGGGGTTGGTGGTGAAGGTTTTTCCCAAGAAGCTTGCTTTTCTTGAGGGTGTGAAAAGGTTGTCCTACAAAGTGTCATTCTTTGGCAAGGAGGCTCCTGGTGGCTACAATTTTGGATCTCTTACATGGGTTGATGGCCGACATTCTGTCCGTACAGTGTTTACAGTGAATGTTGAGTAG
- the LOC132167129 gene encoding CO(2)-response secreted protease-like isoform X1 has product MASLLQLLCFLSTHCLLICAISTSNQTPKPYVVYMGSSSSNSDGDVQVSESAHLQLLSSIIPSEESGRISLIHHYHHAFRGFSAMLTENEASILSAGRPETVSVFPDSVLQLHTTRSWDFLEEDSGMRRATPRYKHGSSDVIIGMIDTGIWPESPSFNDNGIGKIPSRWKGVCMEGPDFKKSNCNRKLIGARYYKIPLMKSNGNKTSPAKTFGSPRDSVDHGTHTASTAAGAPAANASYYGLARGTAKGGWPSARIACYKACSEEGCAGSAIMKAFDDALDDGVDIISVSVGMNSLFEADYLNDPISIGAFHAEQMGVMVVCSGGNDGPDSFTIVNTAPWIFTVAASNIDRDFQSSVLLGNGKTYRASAINFSNLTKGETYLLAFGEDVAAKYTPANEARNCYPGSLDQKKAAGKIVVCVDNDLSISRRIKKLVVEDVNAKGLIFISETETGVPFDSGIFPFAQVGSVEGLQILNYINSTRNPKATILPTVEVPRHRPAPVVAYFSSRGPAQLTENILKPDIMAPGVAILAATIPKTEPGSAPIGKKPPLFAIRSGTSMACPHVTGAASLIKSVHPGWTPSMIKSALMTTATVYNNIRKPLTNSTNNFANPHEMGVGEITPHKALNPGLVFETTTEDYLQFLCYYGYSEKNIRSLLNTNFNCPKNSIEELISNINYPSISIGKLSRHQTAKTVKRTVTNVGLSNTSYIAKLHAPAGLVVKVFPKKLAFLEGVKRLSYKVSFFGKEAPGGYNFGSLTWVDGRHSVRTVFTVNVE; this is encoded by the exons ATGGCTTCCCTTCTGCAACTCCTCTGTTTCCTATCCACACATTGTCTTCTTATCTGTGCCATCTCCACATCTAATCAAACTCCCAAG CCTTATGTTGTTTACATGGGAAGTTCATCTTCAAATAGTGATGGAGATGTTCAAGTTTCAGAATCAGCTCATTTGCAATTATTGTCTTCCATTATTCCAag tGAAGAGAGTGGGAGAATATCTTTAATCCACCATTATCATCATGCTTTTAGAGGGTTCTCTGCCATGCTTACTGAGAATGAAGCCTCCATCTTATCtg CAGGCCGTCCTGAGACTGTATCCGTCTTCCCCGATTCTGTTCTTCAACTCCATACAACACGTTCTTGGGATTTCTTGGAAGAGGATTCAGGCATGAGGAGGGCAACCCCAAGATATAAGCATGGATCAAGTGATGTCATAATTGGGATGATAGACACAG GGATATGGCCGGAGTCTCCAAGTTTCAATGACAATGGAATTGGGAAAATTCCTTCAAGATGGAAAGGAGTTTGCATGGAGGGCCCTGACTTTAAGAAATCCAATTGTAATAg GAAGTTGATAGGAGCAAGATACTACAAAATCCCACTGATGAAATCCAACGGTAACAAAACCAGCCCAGCCAAAACCTTCGGCTCACCAAGGGATTCTGTAGACCACGGCACCCACACAGCATCAACGGCAGCTGGCGCGCCGGCCGCCAACGCCAGCTATTACGGCTTAGCCCGAGGCACGGCAAAGGGCGGCTGGCCGTCGGCTAGAATAGCGTGCTACAAGGCGTGCTCGGAAGAAGGCTGCGCCGGCTCCGCCATCATGAAAGCTTTTGATGACGCACTTGATGACGGCGTAGACATAATATCAGTTTCCGTTGGAATGAACTCATTATTTGAAGCAGACTATTTAAATGATCCCATTTCCATTGGAGCTTTTCATGCAGAGCAAATGGGTGTCATGGTTGTCTGCTCTGGAGGGAATGATGGTCCTGATTCTTTCACCATTGTTAATACTGCTCCATGGATCTTCACTGTTGCAGCTTCTAATATTGACAGGGATTTCCAGTCCTCTGTGCTGCTTGGAAATGGGAAAACTTACCGA gcttctGCCATTAACTTCTCAAACCTGACCAAGGGGGAGACATATCTTCTCGCTTTTGGAGAGGATGTTGCTGCTAAGTATACCCCCGCAAATGAAGCAAG AAATTGCTATCCAGGATCATTGGATCAAAAGAAAGCAGCAGGGAAGATTGTTGTTTGTGTTGACAATGACTTATCTATTTCAAGAAGAATCAAGAAGTTAGTTGTGGAAGATGTGAATGCCAAAGGGTTGATTTTTATCAGTGAGACTGAGACAGGTGTCCCTTTTGATTCTGGGATTTTCCCATTCGCACAAGTTGGCAGTGTTGAGGGATTGCAGATTCTTAACTACATTAATTCCACCAG GAACCCAAAAGCAACAATCCTTCCAACAGTTGAAGTTCCAAGACACAGACCTGCACCAGTTGTTGCATATTTCTCATCCAGGGGTCCTGCCCAGCTTACAGAAAACATTCTCAag CCTGATATAATGGCTCCAGGAGTGGCCATTTTAGCTGCCACAATTCCTAAAACTGAACCTGGAAGTGCGCCAATTGGTAAGAAGCCACCCCTATTTGCCATAAGATCTGGAACATCAATGGCTTGCCCTCATGTAACTGGTGCAGCTTCATTGATCAAGTCAGTGCACCCTGGATGGACTCCTTCTATGATCAAGTCAGCACTTATGACAACAG CAACTGTGTACAACAACATAAGGAAACCTTTGACAAACAGTACGAACAACTTTGCAAATCCACATGAGATGGGTGTCGGAGAAATCACCCCACACAAAGCTCTCAATCCAGGATTGGTCTTTGAAACAACAACAGAAGATTATCTTCAATTCCTGTGCTACTATGGTTATTCAGAGAAAAACATAAGATCTTTGTTAAACACCAACTTCAACTGCCCAAAAAACTCCATTGAAGAACTCATCTCAAATATCAACTACCCATCTATCTCCATAGGCAAGCTCAGCCGGCATCAAACTGCCAAAACAGTCAAAAGAACTGTAACCAATGTGGGATTATCAAATACCTCGTACATTGCTAAACTGCATGCTCCTGCGGGGTTGGTGGTGAAGGTTTTTCCCAAGAAGCTTGCTTTTCTTGAGGGTGTGAAAAGGTTGTCCTACAAAGTGTCATTCTTTGGCAAGGAGGCTCCTGGTGGCTACAATTTTGGATCTCTTACATGGGTTGATGGCCGACATTCTGTCCGTACAGTGTTTACAGTGAATGTTGAGTAG
- the LOC132161968 gene encoding protein NCA1, with product MKPVCPFVKAARPDETTSKPVCPFVKAARPDETNSKKPGENLCKYQQETESKTKKDTGDSATVPPKCPFGYDSETFKLGPFSCIICQALLFESSKCVPCSHVYCKACILRFKDCPICGADIEKIEADSKLQDMVDRFIEGHARIKRSHSNIDKEEEVGEKKQVIYADVSLERGAFLVQHAMRAFRAKNVESAKSRLNLCAEDIREQLERMGNTSDLCSQLGAVLGMLGDCCRALGEASSAVTYFEESVEFLSKLPMDDLEITHTLSVSLNKIGDLKYYDGELQAARCYYFRSLNVRRDAIKHHSDVSSQILDVAVSLAKVADVDRSLGNEDVAVDGFREAVKLLESLELKSEDTGLGQRRLSVLEFLKSQLAEKQPDTTQ from the exons ATGAAACCTGTTTGTCCTTTTGTCAAAGCTGCTCGTCCTGATGAGACGACTTCGAAACCTGTTTGCCCTTTTGTCAAAGCTGCTCGTCCTGATGAGACGAATTCGAAAAAACCGGGTGAAAATCTGTGTAAATATCAGCAAGAGACTGAGAGCAAGACTAAGAAGGATACTGGTGACTCTGCCACAGTTCCTCCAAAGTGCCCATTTGGATATGATTCAGAAACGTTTAAGCTAGGCCCTTTCAGCTGTATCATCTGCCAAGCACTTCTTTTTGAAAGTAGTAAATGTGTGCCTTGTTCTCATGTATATTGCAA aGCATGTATATTACGCTTTAAGGACTGTCCAATATGTGGAGCTGATATTGAGAAGATAGAAGCTGATTCAAAACTTCAGGACATGGTTGATCGCTTCATTGAAGGTCATGCTAGAATCAAAAGGTCTCATTCTAATATAGACAAAGAGGAAGAAGTTGGTGAGAAGAAACAAGTCATATATGCAGATGTGTCTTTGGAGAGAGGTGCTTTCTTGGTGCAACACGCCATGAGG GCATTCCGAGCCAAGAATGTAGAAAGTGCCAAATCAAGACTCAATCTATGTGCCGAAGACATTCGAGAACAGTTAGAAAGAATGGGCAACACATCAGATTTGTGTTCACAGCTTGGAGCAGTTCTGGGTATGCTTGGTGACTGCTG TCGTGCACTGGGAGAGGCCAGCTCTGCCGTCACTTATTTTGAGGAGAGTGTTGAATTTCTATCAAAATTGCCAATGGATGATCTAGAG ATTACACATACACTTTCTGTTTCACTTAATAAAATTGGAGATCTGAAATATTATGATGGAGAACTACAAGCTGCAAGGTGTTATTATTTTCGGTCTCTAAATGTTCGTCGTGATGCCATCAAGCATCATTCAGATGTTTCGTCCCAG ATTCTAGATGTTGCTGTTTCTCTCGCAAAAGTTGCAGATGTGGACAGGAGCCTAGGAAATGAGGATGTGGCCGTAGATGGATTTCGAGAAGCTGTAAAACTGTTGGAATCTTTGGAATTGAAATCTGAAGATACTGGTCTTGGGCAACGG CGCCTTTCTGTGCTCGAATTCCTCAAAAGCCAACTCGCAGAGAAACAACCCGATACAACTCAATGA